A part of Melittangium boletus DSM 14713 genomic DNA contains:
- a CDS encoding GRAS family protein, with protein MSREDRAAIKRFFGREVDDIVGTVDESARCERHETALSWQERLRRAGFVPLEALERARPQAVHPAVSLRRERGCVGITYREGNTGGGAGRPAGGDGWMKHEPPGPGRGMAWPGRNVHDKRGNGHAGGRGAAALP; from the coding sequence ATGTCCCGGGAGGACCGCGCGGCGATAAAGCGGTTCTTCGGCCGGGAGGTGGACGACATCGTGGGCACCGTGGACGAGTCGGCGCGCTGCGAGCGCCACGAGACGGCGCTGTCCTGGCAGGAGCGCCTGCGCCGCGCGGGCTTCGTGCCGCTGGAGGCCCTGGAGCGAGCGAGGCCCCAGGCGGTCCACCCCGCGGTGTCGCTGCGGCGCGAGCGCGGCTGCGTGGGCATCACCTACCGGGAGGGAAACACTGGTGGCGGTGCTGGGCGCCCGGCCGGCGGAGACGGATGGATGAAGCACGAGCCGCCAGGACCTGGACGCGGTATGGCCTGGCCGGGAAGGAACGTTCATGACAAGCGAGGCAACGGACATGCTGGCGGCCGAGGTGCTGCGGCGCTGCCGTGA
- a CDS encoding immunity 49 family protein, translating into MGLKKLEFLLQSMQSRLVDNLGRLSEEGPVPDLTLETCRLHRYLGCGVLLASHDAAECREQFSDSAELFLMFLRAHEPHSEADDKTRYYLARGRGAFLLDALCAGDVKLTRELDEALPAAWMPDVENEEDFLYLKLLPALTPGAGPESPPAEDTQRLARLLAELDTPRLKALDALLRNHERDFEDALAGVTAEWREGIERARDSGPVDLYHDRTEANVFLEGTALVRVARLRGIKTAEQYPFIPAALLRPSKRASSRKGSR; encoded by the coding sequence ATGGGTCTGAAGAAGCTCGAGTTCCTGCTGCAGAGCATGCAGTCCCGGCTGGTGGACAACCTGGGGCGTCTGTCCGAGGAGGGGCCCGTGCCCGACCTCACGCTCGAGACCTGCCGCCTCCACCGCTACCTCGGCTGCGGTGTCCTGCTGGCAAGCCACGATGCGGCGGAGTGTCGGGAGCAGTTCTCCGACAGCGCGGAGCTGTTCCTGATGTTCCTGCGGGCGCACGAGCCCCACTCCGAGGCGGACGACAAGACCCGGTACTACCTGGCCCGCGGCCGGGGAGCGTTCCTGCTGGATGCGCTCTGCGCCGGTGACGTGAAGCTCACCCGGGAGCTCGACGAGGCCCTGCCCGCGGCCTGGATGCCAGACGTGGAGAACGAGGAGGACTTCCTGTACCTCAAGCTCCTGCCCGCGCTCACCCCGGGCGCGGGCCCGGAGTCGCCACCGGCGGAAGACACCCAGCGGCTGGCCCGGCTGCTGGCGGAGCTCGACACGCCCCGCCTGAAGGCCCTGGACGCACTGCTGCGCAACCACGAGCGCGACTTCGAGGATGCGCTGGCGGGAGTTACCGCCGAGTGGCGGGAAGGCATCGAGCGCGCGCGCGACTCTGGCCCGGTGGACCTCTACCATGACCGGACGGAAGCGAATGTGTTCCTCGAGGGAACCGCGCTCGTGCGGGTGGCCCGCCTCCGGGGAATCAAGACCGCGGAGCAGTACCCCTTCATCCCCGCCGCGCTCCTCCGGCCTTCCAAGAGAGCTTCCTCGCGCAAGGGGAGCCGATAA